A stretch of the Porifericola rhodea genome encodes the following:
- a CDS encoding sugar porter family MFS transporter has translation MKDHVRYNQLYLWLISMTAALGGFLFGYDWVVVGGAKPYYEPFFQLNTPALQGWGTSSALVGCMAGALACVMLSDRYGRKRLLIFSGALFTLSAIGTALATDFSWFNIYRIIGGVAMGIALNLSPMYIAEVSPPEKRGMFVTINQLLVMFGVLLAQVINWRISLLDTQLPVDASNDIIAQSWSGQTGWRWMFGVEAIPAFLFFVLMFFVPESVRWLVKNGQEDKARAVLQKIGGAEYAQVQVNDVRHTLTKANVAHVNFKALLDSKVLKFIGLGIFLAFLQQWSGLNVIIYYASDIFQAAGYNLKQMMLNIVVIGTVMVLAVVITMFTVDRLGRKSLLLFGTSSMALVYALIGYCFYANYEGFVIVLLVLANVLFYSLTLAPLLWVVLSEIFPNRIRGAAMSIAAFAHWVGNFTLTFSFPTIKENLGWANNFWLYGLICAVGFVVLYFILPETKGKSLEEIEHELTDNSNALPKDREEYVV, from the coding sequence ATGAAAGATCATGTACGCTATAATCAGCTGTACTTATGGCTCATCAGTATGACTGCCGCCCTGGGTGGTTTTCTTTTTGGCTACGACTGGGTAGTTGTTGGAGGGGCTAAACCCTATTACGAACCTTTTTTCCAGCTTAATACGCCAGCGCTTCAAGGTTGGGGTACCAGCTCTGCCCTGGTAGGCTGCATGGCAGGAGCTTTAGCCTGCGTTATGCTCAGCGATCGCTATGGGCGTAAGCGGCTACTCATTTTCTCTGGGGCATTATTCACCTTATCAGCCATTGGTACGGCCTTGGCTACCGATTTTAGCTGGTTTAATATCTACCGTATCATAGGCGGCGTGGCTATGGGTATTGCTCTTAATCTTTCTCCAATGTACATCGCTGAGGTATCGCCTCCAGAAAAGCGAGGTATGTTTGTTACTATCAACCAACTACTGGTAATGTTTGGTGTATTGCTGGCACAGGTTATCAACTGGCGAATTTCTTTGCTGGACACTCAACTGCCGGTAGATGCCAGTAATGACATAATCGCACAAAGTTGGAGCGGACAAACTGGCTGGCGCTGGATGTTTGGCGTAGAGGCTATTCCGGCATTTCTGTTTTTTGTACTGATGTTTTTTGTACCAGAAAGCGTACGCTGGCTGGTAAAAAATGGTCAGGAGGATAAAGCACGAGCTGTATTGCAAAAGATAGGAGGTGCTGAGTATGCTCAGGTGCAGGTAAACGATGTAAGGCATACGCTTACCAAAGCAAATGTGGCACATGTTAACTTTAAAGCTTTGCTGGATAGTAAGGTGCTGAAATTTATCGGCTTAGGCATATTTCTGGCATTTTTGCAACAGTGGAGCGGGCTTAATGTCATTATCTATTATGCTTCAGATATTTTTCAGGCTGCAGGCTATAATCTAAAACAGATGATGCTCAACATCGTGGTAATTGGTACTGTAATGGTGCTGGCAGTAGTAATTACGATGTTTACGGTAGATAGGCTGGGTCGCAAAAGCCTGCTACTATTTGGTACTTCTTCTATGGCTCTGGTATATGCGCTAATTGGCTATTGCTTTTATGCCAATTACGAAGGATTTGTAATAGTGCTGCTAGTTTTAGCCAACGTACTATTCTACTCGCTTACGCTGGCTCCCCTACTTTGGGTGGTGTTATCAGAAATTTTTCCCAACCGCATACGGGGGGCTGCTATGTCCATAGCCGCTTTTGCGCACTGGGTAGGCAATTTTACCTTAACTTTCAGCTTCCCCACCATTAAAGAAAACCTGGGCTGGGCCAACAACTTCTGGTTGTACGGACTCATCTGTGCCGTTGGCTTTGTAGTACTTTATTTCATTCTACCTGAGACTAAAGGAAAATCTCTGGAAGAAATTGAGCATGAGCTAACTGATAACTCGAATGCACTTCCGAAGGATAGAGAGGAATATGTTGTCTAA
- a CDS encoding TolC family protein, with the protein MTFNTLIQKSIYILCFVALVSSCKLVEPPQIPQAKELPTTFIGDEDTISMGDLIWENFFNDKYLVDLIDIALQNNPDQLQAIQRVEIARANLQIRKGALQPSLNGRFGANVGSGINDNIIANNSNDQNESNLVQNYFLGLQSSWEIDIWGKLKNRREAAYARYLASEKGKQLVTTTLVAEVARLYYELLGLDNELETIRKNIEFQEVALEMIKIQKLGGRATELAVQQFTAQLLRTQSLGIEKQQRIIEVENQLNFLLGRYPQTIERGESILDQHLPEVVRAGIPADMLLRRPDIQQAELELTAAKADVEAARAAFLPTLTIDPYVGFNANEMSLLFSTPESLAAGFLGGLTAPIFSKNRIRSEYDRATAETLEAYYGYQKAVLTGYQEVASNLKRVENYRNVYNLRQQEAEVLSNAVNTSNDLFAAGYATYLEVITAQARVLEAELSMTNTRKEIFVTLIDLYRALGGGWR; encoded by the coding sequence ATGACTTTTAATACACTGATTCAGAAATCAATATATATACTTTGTTTTGTGGCTTTGGTAAGCAGCTGTAAGCTGGTAGAACCTCCACAAATTCCTCAGGCCAAAGAACTGCCCACTACCTTTATCGGAGATGAGGATACTATCAGTATGGGAGATTTAATCTGGGAAAACTTCTTTAATGATAAATATCTTGTAGACCTGATAGATATTGCCCTGCAAAATAACCCAGATCAGTTGCAGGCTATTCAGCGGGTAGAGATCGCGCGCGCAAACCTACAGATTAGAAAAGGAGCGTTACAGCCTTCTCTCAACGGTAGGTTTGGTGCCAATGTGGGTAGTGGAATCAACGACAATATTATAGCCAACAATAGCAATGATCAGAATGAGTCTAATCTGGTACAAAACTATTTTCTTGGCTTGCAGAGCTCATGGGAAATAGATATTTGGGGAAAGCTCAAAAACCGTAGAGAGGCAGCTTATGCTCGTTACCTGGCTTCAGAGAAAGGGAAACAGCTGGTTACGACTACCCTGGTAGCAGAAGTGGCGCGCCTGTATTACGAGCTACTTGGGCTGGATAACGAACTGGAGACTATTCGCAAAAACATAGAGTTTCAGGAAGTGGCGCTGGAGATGATCAAGATTCAGAAGCTGGGTGGGCGTGCTACCGAATTGGCAGTACAGCAGTTTACAGCGCAGCTACTTCGTACCCAAAGTCTGGGTATAGAAAAGCAGCAGCGGATTATTGAGGTAGAAAACCAGCTAAACTTTTTGCTGGGGCGTTACCCTCAGACTATAGAGAGAGGGGAGTCTATATTAGATCAGCATCTGCCAGAAGTAGTGAGAGCCGGCATCCCAGCTGATATGCTATTGCGTCGGCCGGACATACAGCAGGCAGAATTAGAGCTGACTGCGGCTAAAGCTGATGTAGAGGCAGCTCGCGCTGCTTTTTTGCCTACACTGACTATAGACCCTTATGTGGGCTTCAATGCTAATGAAATGTCACTGCTTTTTAGTACGCCTGAGTCTTTGGCGGCAGGCTTTTTAGGCGGCCTGACAGCTCCTATCTTTAGTAAAAACCGGATCCGCTCGGAGTACGACCGTGCTACTGCCGAAACGCTGGAAGCCTACTATGGATATCAAAAAGCCGTTCTTACGGGTTATCAGGAAGTAGCTTCTAACCTTAAGCGTGTAGAGAACTACCGCAACGTATACAACCTAAGGCAGCAGGAAGCGGAAGTCTTATCTAATGCAGTTAATACTTCTAACGATCTTTTTGCGGCGGGTTATGCTACCTATCTTGAAGTAATTACCGCTCAGGCCAGAGTATTGGAGGCTGAGCTTAGTATGACCAATACGCGTAAAGAGATTTTTGTGACACTTATTGATTTGTACCGTGCTTTAGGCGGTGGCTGGCGTTAG
- a CDS encoding efflux RND transporter permease subunit: MFDIFIKRPVLSLVISLFITLLGGLAFFTLPIAQFPDIVPPSVSVRAKYRGANAEVCAKAVATPLEKAINGVPGMTHMSSVSTNNGRVDIEVNFEVGTDPDLAAVSVQNRVATVLNELPQEVIEAGVTTEKEVNSLLLYLNIVSEDDGMDEKFIYNFADINILQELRRIEGVGFAEIVSEKDYSMRVWLKPDRMTAYEVSTDEVIEAIRSQNVEAAPGKTGESSNKEAQVLQYVLRYTGKYNEPRQYEDLVIRANSDGSVLKLRDIADVEFSAMGYSRISKNDGRPAASIMIKQRPGSNARDIIAKVKERIAEIEETSFPPGMSYNVTYDVSRFLDASINEVVKTLFEAFILVFIVVFIFLQDFRSTLIPALAVPVALIGTLFFMQLLGFSINLLTLFALVLAIGIVVDNAIVVVEAVHAKMEEDHLPPREATFAAMNEISSAIIAITLVMSAVFVPVAFLSGPVGVFYRQFSITLAISIVISGVNAVTLTPALCALLLKNNHGKEKKNNFMQRFYDKFNGAYNALADKYKVAISFLAARRVITVCMLLFFFAATWGVNSILPTGFIPTEDQGVVYINVTTPAGATVERTEKVLDEIQQAASDIEIVEAVSTLAGYSLVNGVSGASFGMGMVSLQPWDDRELTAEQVIALLEEKTSHISDAKIEFFSPPTVPGFGNSSGFEMRVLDQTGRGDLQEIARVTDDFIAALAESPAIANGYTNFDPSFPQYLIHVDQEMAAKKGVTVEKAMGTLQTLIGGYYTSNFIRFGQMYKVMVQASPEYRTKPEDLLGMFVKNDKGEMVPYSTFITLERVYGPEQLTRYNMYTAARINGTVAPGYSSGDAIETIKMAAKESLPRGYSFDWAGMTREEVKSGDQAIYIFLICLLFVYLLLAAQYESFLLPLPVILSLPTGIFGAFLALKVLGLQNNIYAQVALIMLIGLLGKNAILIVEFAIQRRQEGYSVIKAAVEGAVSRLRPILMTSFAFIAGLIPLCVASGAGAIGNRSIGTAAAGGMLIGTIFGLILIPGLYVLFAQMTEKKRKPSKTEPLEEMKVTMSSN; the protein is encoded by the coding sequence ATGTTTGATATTTTTATTAAACGGCCAGTGCTCTCACTGGTGATTTCGCTCTTTATTACATTATTAGGGGGGCTAGCCTTCTTCACTCTCCCTATCGCTCAGTTTCCTGATATTGTACCTCCTTCCGTTTCTGTAAGGGCAAAATATCGAGGAGCCAATGCAGAGGTTTGTGCCAAAGCAGTGGCTACTCCCCTAGAAAAAGCTATTAATGGTGTGCCGGGAATGACACATATGTCTTCAGTATCTACCAACAATGGTAGGGTAGATATTGAAGTGAATTTTGAAGTAGGTACCGATCCCGATCTGGCAGCGGTAAGTGTGCAGAACCGTGTTGCTACAGTGCTCAATGAGCTTCCGCAGGAGGTAATTGAGGCGGGAGTAACGACCGAAAAAGAAGTTAATAGTTTGTTGCTCTACCTCAATATCGTCAGCGAAGATGACGGAATGGATGAGAAATTCATCTATAACTTCGCAGATATCAATATTCTTCAGGAACTGCGCCGAATTGAGGGAGTGGGGTTTGCCGAGATTGTGAGTGAAAAAGATTACTCTATGCGTGTCTGGCTTAAACCCGACCGTATGACGGCTTACGAGGTCTCTACCGATGAGGTAATTGAGGCTATCCGTAGCCAGAATGTAGAAGCAGCTCCTGGTAAAACTGGAGAAAGTTCTAATAAAGAAGCCCAGGTACTACAGTATGTCCTTCGTTATACGGGTAAATACAACGAACCTCGCCAGTACGAAGACCTGGTGATCAGAGCCAATAGCGATGGTTCTGTGCTTAAGCTCAGAGATATTGCAGATGTAGAGTTTAGCGCAATGGGGTATAGCAGGATCTCCAAAAACGATGGACGTCCGGCTGCCTCCATTATGATTAAGCAGCGACCTGGTTCTAATGCTCGCGATATTATTGCCAAAGTAAAAGAGCGAATAGCTGAAATTGAAGAAACGTCTTTTCCTCCTGGCATGAGTTACAATGTTACTTACGATGTCTCTCGTTTCTTAGATGCCTCTATTAATGAGGTGGTAAAAACTTTATTTGAAGCCTTTATACTCGTATTTATTGTAGTATTTATTTTTCTTCAGGATTTCCGTTCTACTCTTATACCAGCTCTTGCCGTACCGGTAGCTCTAATTGGTACCTTGTTCTTTATGCAGTTGCTGGGTTTCTCTATCAACCTGCTTACGCTTTTTGCCCTTGTACTGGCAATTGGTATTGTGGTAGACAACGCTATTGTAGTGGTTGAGGCTGTACACGCCAAAATGGAAGAAGATCACCTGCCACCTCGTGAAGCAACTTTTGCTGCGATGAACGAAATCAGTAGTGCTATTATAGCTATTACACTAGTGATGTCTGCGGTATTTGTGCCGGTAGCATTCTTATCTGGGCCGGTAGGGGTATTCTACCGTCAGTTTTCTATCACGCTGGCAATTTCCATTGTAATTTCTGGTGTAAATGCCGTAACCCTTACTCCAGCACTTTGTGCTTTGCTATTGAAAAACAATCATGGCAAAGAAAAGAAGAACAACTTTATGCAGCGCTTCTACGACAAATTTAATGGGGCATACAATGCGTTGGCAGATAAATACAAGGTAGCTATATCATTTCTTGCCGCACGTCGGGTAATTACTGTATGTATGCTACTATTCTTTTTTGCTGCTACCTGGGGTGTTAATTCTATTTTGCCTACAGGCTTTATTCCTACCGAAGACCAGGGTGTGGTGTACATTAACGTTACTACCCCAGCTGGTGCTACCGTAGAGCGTACCGAAAAGGTACTGGACGAAATTCAACAGGCTGCTTCAGATATTGAAATTGTAGAAGCAGTTTCTACACTTGCTGGTTACAGCCTTGTAAACGGAGTGTCGGGAGCCTCCTTTGGAATGGGCATGGTAAGCTTACAGCCCTGGGATGACCGTGAACTTACTGCCGAGCAGGTGATAGCTCTACTGGAAGAAAAAACAAGTCATATTTCTGATGCAAAGATTGAGTTTTTCTCGCCACCAACGGTACCAGGTTTTGGTAACTCCAGTGGTTTTGAAATGAGAGTACTGGATCAGACAGGCCGTGGTGACCTTCAGGAAATCGCGAGAGTTACAGATGACTTTATTGCTGCCCTGGCAGAGTCTCCGGCTATTGCTAATGGTTATACTAACTTTGACCCTAGCTTTCCTCAATACCTCATTCATGTAGATCAGGAAATGGCGGCCAAGAAAGGGGTAACAGTAGAAAAAGCAATGGGTACCCTACAGACATTAATAGGTGGGTATTATACTTCCAATTTTATCCGCTTCGGGCAGATGTACAAGGTAATGGTGCAGGCCTCTCCGGAGTACCGTACCAAACCTGAAGATCTCCTGGGTATGTTCGTAAAGAACGATAAAGGAGAAATGGTACCCTACTCAACTTTTATCACACTGGAAAGAGTTTATGGGCCAGAGCAGCTGACACGATACAATATGTATACGGCAGCCAGAATCAACGGAACGGTAGCACCGGGCTATAGTAGTGGTGATGCCATTGAAACTATCAAGATGGCTGCTAAAGAAAGCCTTCCCCGTGGCTACTCTTTTGACTGGGCAGGTATGACTCGCGAAGAGGTTAAGTCTGGTGACCAGGCTATTTATATCTTCTTAATCTGTCTGCTTTTCGTATATCTGCTGCTGGCAGCGCAGTACGAAAGCTTCCTGCTACCTTTACCTGTAATCCTGTCATTACCTACTGGTATTTTTGGAGCATTTCTGGCACTAAAAGTTCTGGGGCTACAAAATAACATATATGCTCAGGTAGCACTGATTATGCTTATTGGTTTGCTGGGTAAAAACGCTATTCTGATTGTAGAGTTTGCTATACAGCGCAGGCAAGAAGGGTATTCTGTAATCAAAGCAGCAGTTGAGGGTGCAGTATCCAGGCTAAGACCTATCCTGATGACATCCTTTGCTTTCATCGCTGGTCTTATTCCTTTGTGTGTGGCTTCAGGAGCTGGTGCTATCGGTAACCGCTCTATTGGTACTGCCGCAGCCGGAGGTATGTTGATTGGTACCATCTTCGGGCTTATTCTCATACCAGGTTTATATGTGCTGTTTGCTCAGATGACCGAGAAAAAGCGCAAGCCGTCCAAAACCGAGCCTTTAGAAGAGATGAAAGTTACAATGTCAAGCAATTAA
- a CDS encoding LexA family protein produces MTRFRRLENCVKLTIYYPELESTLALPLHQSLIPAGFPSPADDYMELQLDLNEHLVQNPSATFFAKVKGHSMEDAGIYEGDILVVDRSKEVRNNDIAVCIINGEFTVKRICMNGKQITLVPESRAYQPFEITEEHQFMVWGLVTYVIHKP; encoded by the coding sequence ATGACCAGATTTAGAAGACTAGAAAATTGTGTGAAGCTCACCATCTACTATCCTGAGCTGGAGAGTACTCTGGCCCTACCCCTACATCAATCTTTAATACCGGCAGGCTTTCCCTCGCCTGCTGATGATTACATGGAATTGCAGCTTGACCTTAATGAACACCTTGTTCAAAACCCCAGTGCTACTTTTTTTGCTAAGGTAAAGGGGCATAGTATGGAGGATGCCGGAATATACGAAGGTGATATACTGGTTGTAGACCGCTCCAAAGAGGTACGTAATAATGATATTGCTGTATGCATTATTAATGGAGAGTTTACAGTGAAGCGGATTTGTATGAACGGCAAACAGATTACCCTTGTACCGGAAAGTCGTGCCTACCAGCCTTTTGAAATTACCGAAGAGCATCAGTTTATGGTATGGGGCCTGGTAACTTATGTGATTCACAAACCATAA